Proteins encoded by one window of Nyctibius grandis isolate bNycGra1 chromosome 15, bNycGra1.pri, whole genome shotgun sequence:
- the LOC137670548 gene encoding forkhead box protein J1-like yields the protein MKDELDDSLSSLMWLSDFSVANTSMAKPSWCPSGPKTHDRHRIPSFPALCSPLATNPACMGLPHTPCNPISSSTSRTLHHATAMHPQLAGDIDYKTNPHVKPPYSYASLISMAMEASNEPKITLSAIYKWVTDNFCYFRHANPTWQNSIRHSLSLNKRFIRVPREKGEPGKGSFWKLDPQYADRLKNGGLKKQRTPSVKIHPAATEKAQQEAQSVASPPASVYTSNNIHNINMESQQLLEEFEEATSDRNRNPAGGKAGQKRKQPLPKGTEKVPRLSDSALLTEEEERELQLLIGDFDWEALFNTSWQGDFSTCGDPELTSPTSSTTHGLDLTVQGHHINGPREQDQEQVLTKSSENNTDFETLMATSFLHHAWDKETTDYLLSPVKVEQVFELNDTSLPADVSDWSSLASLL from the exons ATGAAGGATGAGCTGGACGACAGCCTGAGCAGCCTCATGTGGCTGTCAGACTTCTCAGTCGCCAACACCAGCATGGCCAAGCCCTCCTGGTGCCCCAGCGGCCCAAAGACCCACGACCGTCACAGGATCCCCAGCTTTCCTGCCCTGTGCTCACCCCTGGCCACCAACCCAGCGTGCATGGGCCTGCCCCACACTCCCTGCaaccccatctcctcctccacctcgAGGACGCTGCACCATGCCACGGCCATGCACCCTCAGCTCGCGGGGGACATCGACTACAAGACCAACCCGCACGTCAAGCCGCCCTACTCCTATGCCAGCCTCATCAGCATGGCGATGGAAGCCAGCAACGAGCCCAAAATCACCCTCTCCGCCATCTACAAGTGGGTCACTGACAACTTCTGCTACTTCCGACACGCCAATCCCACCTGGCAG AACTCCATCCGGCACAGCCTCTCCTTGAATAAGCGCTTCATCAGGGTGCCCCGGGAGAAGGGCGAGCCAGGGAAAGGCAGCTTTTGGAAGCTTGACCCCCAATATGCCGACCGGCTCAAGAACGGTGGCCTCAAGAAGCAGAGGACACCCTCAGTGAAGATCCACCCGGCCGCTACTGAAAAAGCCCAGCAAGAGGCACAGAGCGTCGCCAGCCCACCTGCTTCGGTTTACACCTCCAATAACATCCACAACATCAACATGGagtcacagcagctgctggaagagTTTGAAGAAGCCACCAGCGACCGGAACCGGAATCCAGCGGGTGGCAAAGCAGGGCAGAAGCGCAAGCAGCCCTTGCCCAAGGGAACGGAGAAGGTGCCTCGGCTTTCTGACTCTGCCCTGCTGACCgaagaagaggagagggagcTGCAGTTGCTGATAGGTGACTTTGACTGGGAAGCCCTCTTCAACACCAGCTGGCAGGGAGACTTCTCCACTTGTGGCGATCCGGAGCTCACATCACCAACCAGCTCCACAACGCACGGCTTGGACTTGACGGTACAGGGGCACCACATCAACGGTCCTCGGGAGCAGGATCAGGAGCAGGTCCTCACCAAGTCCAGCGAGAACAACACGGACTTTGAAACCTTGATGGCCACTTCTTTCCTGCACCATGCCTGGGATAAAGAGACAACCGATTACCTCCTCAGCCCCGTCAAAGTGGAGCAGGTGTTTGAACTCAATGACACCTCTTTGCCAGCAGATGTGAGTGACTGGAGCAGCCTGGCATCTCTCTTGTAA
- the LOC137670549 gene encoding forkhead box protein J1-like, translated as MKDELDDSLSSLMWLSDFSVANIGMAKPSWCPSGPDPHDRHRIPSFPALCSPLATNPACMGLPHTPCNPISSSTSRTLHHATAMHPQLAGDIDYKTNPHVKPPYSYASLISMAMEASNEPKITLSAIYKWVTDNFCYFRHANPTWQNSIRRSLCLNKRFIRVPREKGEPGKGSFWKLDRQYADRLKNGGFKKRRTPSVKIHPAATEKAQQEAQSIASPPASVYTSNNIHNINMNSQQLLEEFEEATSGRNRNPVGGKAEQKRKQPLPKGMEKVPRLSDSALLTEEEERELQLLIGDFDWEALFNTSRQGDFSTCGDPELTSPTSSTTHGLDLTVQGHHINGPRERDQEQVLTQSSENNTDFETLMATSFLQHPWDKETTDYLLSPVNVEQVFELNDTSLPADVSDWSSLASLL; from the exons ATGAAGGATGAGCTGGACGACAGCCTGAGCAGCCTCATGTGGCTGTCAGACTTCTCAGTCGCCAACATCGGCATGGCCAAGCCCTCCTGGTGCCCCAGTGGCCCGGACCCCCACGACCGTCACAGAATCCCCAGCTTTCCTGCCCTGTGCTCACCCCTGGCCACCAACCCAGCGTGCATGGGCCTGCCCCACACTCCCTGCaaccccatctcctcctccacctcgAGGACGCTGCACCATGCCACGGCCATGCACCCTCAGCTCGCGGGGGACATCGACTACAAGACCAACCCGCATGTCAAGCCGCCCTACTCCTATGCCAGCCTCATCAGCATGGCAATGGAAGCCAGCAACGAGCCCAAAATCACCCTCTCCGCCATCTACAAGTGGGTCACCGACAACTTCTGCTACTTCCGACACGCCAATCCCACCTGGCAG AACTCCATCCGGCGCAGCCTCTGCTTGAATAAGCGCTTCATCAGGGTGCCCCGGGAGAAGGGCGAGCCAGGGAAAGGCAGCTTTTGGAAGCTTGACCGGCAGTATGCCGACCGGCTCAAGAACGGTGGCTTCAAGAAGCGGAGGACGCCCTCAGTGAAGATCCACCCGGCCGCTACTGAAAAAGCCCAGCAAGAGGCACAGAGCATCGCCAGCCCACCTGCTTCAGTTTACACCTCCAATAACATCCACAACATCAACATGAactcacagcagctgctggaagagTTTGAAGAAGCCACCAGCGGCCGGAACCGGAATCCAGTGGGtggcaaagcagagcagaagcGCAAGCAGCCCTTGCCCAAGGGAATGGAGAAGGTGCCTCGGCTTTCTGACTCTGCCCTGCTGAcggaagaagaggagagggagcTGCAGTTGCTGATAGGTGACTTTGACTGGGAAGCCCTCTTCAACACCAGCCGGCAGGGAGACTTCTCCACTTGTGGCGATCCGGAGCTCACATCACCAACCAGCTCCACAACGCACGGCTTGGACTTGACAGTACAGGGGCACCACATCAACGGTCCTCGGGAGAGGGATCAGGAGCAGGTCCTCACCCAGTCCAGCGAGAACAACACGGACTTTGAAACCTTGATGGCCACTTCTttcctgcagcatccctgggaTAAAGAGACAACCGATTACCTCCTCAGCCCCGTCAACGTGGAGCAGGTGTTTGAACTCAATGACACCTCTTTGCCAGCAGATGTGAGTGACTGGAGCAGCCTGGCATCTCTCTTGTAA
- the LOC137670551 gene encoding forkhead box protein J1-like — protein MKDELDDSLTSLMWLSDFSVANTGMAKPSWCPSGLDPHDCHRIPSFPALCSPLATNPACMGLPHTPCNPISSSTSRTLHHATAMHPQLAGDIDYKTNPHVKPPYSYASLISMAMEASNEPKITLSAIYKWITDNFCYFRHADPTWQNSIRHSLSLNKCFIRVPREKGEPGKGGFWKLDPQYADRLKNSGLKKRRTPLVKIHPATTEKAQQEAQSVASPPASVYTSSNIININMESQQLLEEFEEATGDRNRNPAGGKAGQKRKQPLPKGTEKVPRLSDSALLTEEEERELQLLIGDFDWEALFNTSRQGDFSTCGDPELTSPTSSTTHGLDLTVQGHHINGPREQDQEQVLTQSSENNTDFETLMATSFLHHAWDKETTDYLLSPVNVEQVFELNDTSLPADVSDWSSLASLL, from the exons ATGAAGGATGAGCTGGACGACAGCCTGACCAGCCTCATGTGGCTGTCAGACTTCTCAGTCGCCAACACCGGCATGGCCAAGCCCTCCTGGTGCCCCAGTGGCCTGGACCCCCATGACTGTCATAGAATCCCCAGCTTTCCTGCCCTGTGCTCGCCCCTGGCCACCAACCCAGCGTGCATGGGCCTGCCCCACACTCCCTGCaaccccatctcctcctccacctcgAGGACGCTGCACCATGCCACGGCCATGCACCCTCAGCTCGCGGGGGACATCGACTACAAGACCAACCCGCATGTCAAGCCGCCCTACTCCTATGCCAGCCTCATCAGCATGGCAATGGAAGCCAGCAACGAGCCCAAAATCACCCTCTCCGCCATCTACAAGTGGATCACCGACAACTTCTGCTACTTCCGACATGCCGATCCCACCTGGCAG AACTCCATCCGGCACAGCCTCTCCTTGAATAAGTGCTTCATCAGGGTGCCCCGGGAGAAGGGTGAGCCAGGGAAAGGCGGCTTTTGGAAGCTTGACCCCCAATATGCCGACCGGCTCAAGAACAGTGGCCTCAAGAAGCGGAGGACGCCCTTGGTGAAGATCCACCCAGCCACTACTGAAAAAGCCCAGCAAGAGGCACAGAGCGTCGCCAGCCCACCTGCTTCGGTTTACACCTCCAGTAACATCATCAACATCAACATGGagtcacagcagctgctggaagagTTTGAAGAAGCCACCGGCGACCGGAACCGGAATCCAGCGGGTGGCAAAGCAGGGCAGAAGCGCAAGCAGCCCTTGCCCAAGGGAACGGAGAAGGTGCCTCGGCTTTCTGACTCTGCCCTGCTGACCgaagaagaggagagggagcTGCAGTTGCTGATAGGTGACTTTGACTGGGAAGCCCTCTTCAACACCAGCCGGCAGGGAGACTTCTCCACTTGTGGCGATCCGGAGCTCACATCACCAACCAGCTCCACAACGCACGGCTTGGACTTGACGGTACAGGGGCACCACATCAACGGTCCTCGGGAGCAGGATCAGGAGCAGGTCCTCACCCAGTCCAGCGAGAACAACACGGACTTTGAAACCTTGATGGCCACTTCTTTCCTGCACCATGCCTGGGATAAAGAGACAACCGATTACCTCCTCAGCCCCGTCAACGTGGAGCAGGTGTTTGAACTCAATGACACTTCTTTGCCAGCAGATGTGAGTGACTGGAGCAGCCTGGCATCTCTCTTGTAA